Part of the Candidatus Dependentiae bacterium genome, ATTTTGGAATGTGAGCCTGTTAGTGGTTCTGAAAAGCTATTAAAGCTTTTGGTTGATATGGGAAAATTTGGAAAAAGACAAGTTCTTTCCGGAGTTGCACAATATTTTAAACCTCAAGATCTTGTTGGAAAACAAGGTATATACGTTGAAAACTTAAAGCCAAGAAAACTTATGGGAATGGAATCACAGGGAATGATGCTGTTTGCAAAAGACGAAAGTGATAAAATGCAAATGGTAACGGTAATGGAGAAAATAGAAAATGGAACACGAATATCATAGTTTTGTCTTTTTATATAAAATTAAAAAAGTATCACTATTTTTGTTTTTGTTTTTATTAGATGAAGAGTTTGTTAGTGCCGAAATTGAAGAAACAAAGCCCTATCAAATATTCGTTGAAGATAATTCCGGAAAACTGGGAAAAAATTTTAGCGATATATTTAATAATTAATTAGGAGAATGATGGTTAAGTTTGATGCAAAATTGCTAAAAAAAGATTTTCCAATTTTTCAAAATAAAAAAAATCTTGTTTATTTAGATAATGCAGCAACAACTCAAAAACCACGATCAGTCATTCAATCTATGGTAGATTTTTATGAAAATTATAATTCAAATGTACATAGATCGATTCATGAGTTGGGGGAAACCTCAACTTGTTTTTTTGAAAATTCAAGAGAAATAATTGCAAAATTTTTAAATGCAGAAAGTGAAGAAATAATTTTTACATCCGGTACAACCGAAGGTATAAATTTTATTGCTGATGCATGGGCAAGACAAAATATAAAAAAAGACGATTATATTGTTACAACACAAATAGAGCATCATGCAAATTTTTTGCCGTGGTTAAGAATTTGCAAAAATAATGGTGCTAAATTAAAATTCTTAGAGATTGATACAACAAATTTTTTTATTAAATTACCGGAAGCTAATTTTTGGGATAAAAAAATAAAACTTGTTTCAATTTCTGCAAGCTCTAATGTGCTTGGTGAAATCTGGAAAGAAAATCAACTTGAAAATATTATATCTATTGCACATGATATTGGGGCATTGGTTCTGCTTGATGCTTCTCAGCTTGCACCATACAAAAAAATAGACGTAAAAAAATTAAATATAGATTTTCTCGTACTATCCGGACATAAAATGTTAGGCCCTACAGGCATAGGTATTTTGTATATTAAAAAAAATTTGCATGATAAAGTTGAGCCATACAAAGTTGGTGGTTCAATGGTACAGGCAGCATCTTTTAATGATGCAATTTGGAAAGAAGCTCCATATAAATTTGAAGCCGGCACTCCGGCAATATCTCAAGCGATAGGTCTTGGTGCTGCTGTGAAATATTTAAATGAAAATGTTGATTTCAAAGAATTTGAAAAACACACGGCATATTTATCTTCTGTGTTAATTGATGGATTATTAAAAATAAAAGATATGAAAATTTGGGGTAATATCGAGCAAATCAAAAAAAGTGGTCATCTGGTAAGTTTTTCTTTGCCGGATATTCATGCGCATGATATTAGTGGTTTTTTAGGAGGCCTTAATATTTCAGTCCGCAGCGGACATCACTGTGCCCAGCCTTTGGCAAATATGCTTAATTTACAATCATCAGTACGAGCAAGTTTTTATATTTATAATACAGCGCAAGATGTTGAAATTTTTTTAGATAAATTAAATGAAACTGTAAATTTTTTTAGAAAGTAAAAAAATGAGTGATAATGTTTATCAAGAAAAATTGATGGAGCATTTTAAAAATTCCAAATATCGAAAAACAATTGAAAATCCTGATTTTTCAAGCGGACAACAGAATCCATCTTGTGGAGATAGTATTTTGATTGAGGGAAAATTTGAAAATAAAAATTCAGATCAATTAAAAATAAAAGAGTTAGGCTTTTCAGGTTCCGGATGTGTTGTAAGTCAAGCATCAGCATCAATGTTGTTACAAAGTTGTATTGGGAAAACACCTGAAGAAATATTAAATATTGGAAAAGATGATATTGTAAAACTTGTTGGTATTCCATTGGGACCAAATAGAATTAAGTGTGCTTTACTGTCATTAGAAGCTTTAAAAGCAGCTTTTAAAAAAAATTAAAACGGGGTAAAAAATATGTTTGAGATTCAAATTACAGAAAAAAAATTTTGGGAAAACGAAGTTGAAGGTTATGTTTTTTTATTAAAAGAAGGTCTTTATTCAATTAATTTGCAAAGTGATTTTGAGCATGTTGAAAAAGATTTTTATCCAAACTTAAGAGAAATTTTGAAAAAACATAAATTTACCGGAAAAAAGGGCGATTTATTCGTTTTGACTGCAAATAAAGATAATAAATTAATACAATTAATTTTTGTTGGTCTTGGCAAGTTGGATACTTTATGGAATTATGAACTTGAAAATTTAAGGCGAGCAATTGGATCAATTGTTTTAAAATTAAAAGAACTGGAAATTAAAGATACGGTAATTTGTCTGCCTGAAGATGACAAGCCTTTTGGTCTTATACGAGATAGACTAATAAGACAAATTGTTATTGCAGCAATTATGGCTGACTATGAATTTATAAAATTTAAATCCGATAAAATTAATGAACTAGGC contains:
- a CDS encoding cysteine desulfurase is translated as MVKFDAKLLKKDFPIFQNKKNLVYLDNAATTQKPRSVIQSMVDFYENYNSNVHRSIHELGETSTCFFENSREIIAKFLNAESEEIIFTSGTTEGINFIADAWARQNIKKDDYIVTTQIEHHANFLPWLRICKNNGAKLKFLEIDTTNFFIKLPEANFWDKKIKLVSISASSNVLGEIWKENQLENIISIAHDIGALVLLDASQLAPYKKIDVKKLNIDFLVLSGHKMLGPTGIGILYIKKNLHDKVEPYKVGGSMVQAASFNDAIWKEAPYKFEAGTPAISQAIGLGAAVKYLNENVDFKEFEKHTAYLSSVLIDGLLKIKDMKIWGNIEQIKKSGHLVSFSLPDIHAHDISGFLGGLNISVRSGHHCAQPLANMLNLQSSVRASFYIYNTAQDVEIFLDKLNETVNFFRK
- a CDS encoding methionine--tRNA ligase; translation: ILECEPVSGSEKLLKLLVDMGKFGKRQVLSGVAQYFKPQDLVGKQGIYVENLKPRKLMGMESQGMMLFAKDESDKMQMVTVMEKIENGTRIS
- a CDS encoding iron-sulfur cluster assembly scaffold protein; its protein translation is MSDNVYQEKLMEHFKNSKYRKTIENPDFSSGQQNPSCGDSILIEGKFENKNSDQLKIKELGFSGSGCVVSQASASMLLQSCIGKTPEEILNIGKDDIVKLVGIPLGPNRIKCALLSLEALKAAFKKN